In a genomic window of Micromonospora cremea:
- a CDS encoding DegT/DnrJ/EryC1/StrS family aminotransferase, with the protein MSSFPSMADASGRTIGAEELAAVSRVLESGMLSSVWGTEVRALEREMADRHGVSHAVAASSGTAALHLAVAAVAPDPGDEIITSPISDFGTVAPILAQNAVPVFADVDPYTGNLDPAAVAAAIGPRTRAILAVHLFGAAADLRAVADAAGVPLIEDCAQAWLTRYPDGTLAGTAGAIGCFSLQQWKHITCGDGGLAVTDDSVLARRMRLFADKGWPRDESRRHVGLGLNYRMTELAGAVARAQLAKLPGVLADRRRTARRLVDALADLPGVHLPADVDAHAWWLFPIVLDPPLTNHGVAGKLAAAGIPARAGYLEQPLHCAPALTEAPVYGDSRFPLTVPPADRLPAYGPGSFPIAERMIERTLLVVDWNERYTDAHVDEIARAVRAAVTS; encoded by the coding sequence GTGTCGTCGTTTCCCAGCATGGCCGACGCCAGCGGCCGGACGATCGGCGCGGAGGAGTTGGCCGCGGTCAGCCGGGTGCTCGAGTCGGGCATGCTCAGCTCGGTCTGGGGCACGGAGGTCCGCGCCCTGGAACGCGAGATGGCCGACCGCCATGGAGTGTCGCACGCCGTCGCCGCCAGTTCGGGAACCGCGGCCCTGCACCTGGCCGTCGCCGCCGTCGCGCCGGATCCGGGCGACGAGATCATCACCTCTCCGATCAGCGACTTCGGCACGGTCGCGCCCATTCTCGCGCAGAACGCGGTGCCGGTGTTCGCCGACGTCGATCCGTATACCGGCAACCTGGATCCGGCGGCGGTCGCCGCTGCGATCGGGCCGCGCACGCGGGCGATCCTCGCGGTGCACCTGTTCGGCGCCGCCGCCGACCTGCGCGCGGTCGCCGACGCCGCCGGCGTGCCGCTGATCGAGGACTGCGCCCAGGCGTGGCTCACCCGCTACCCGGACGGCACCCTCGCCGGCACGGCCGGCGCGATCGGGTGCTTCAGCCTGCAGCAGTGGAAGCACATCACCTGTGGCGACGGCGGTCTGGCCGTCACCGACGACTCGGTGCTGGCCCGCCGGATGCGGCTCTTCGCCGACAAGGGCTGGCCGCGCGACGAGTCCCGCCGGCACGTCGGCCTCGGCCTGAACTACCGGATGACCGAACTCGCCGGTGCCGTCGCCCGGGCCCAGCTGGCGAAACTGCCGGGGGTGCTCGCCGACCGGCGACGCACCGCCCGGCGGCTGGTCGACGCGCTGGCCGACCTGCCCGGCGTGCACCTGCCGGCGGACGTGGACGCGCACGCCTGGTGGCTGTTCCCGATCGTGCTGGACCCGCCGCTGACCAACCACGGGGTGGCCGGGAAACTAGCCGCCGCCGGGATCCCCGCCCGCGCCGGCTACCTGGAACAGCCGCTGCACTGCGCCCCGGCGCTGACCGAGGCCCCCGTCTACGGCGACTCCCGCTTCCCGCTGACCGTGCCACCGGCGGACCGGTTGCCGGCCTACGGACCCGGGTCGTTCCCGATCGCCGAGCGGATGATCGAGCGGACCCTACTGGTGGTCGACTGGAACGAGCGGTACACCGACGCCCACGTCGACGAGATCGCCCGGGCCGTCCGCGCCGCGGTGACGTCGTGA
- a CDS encoding dihydrodipicolinate synthase family protein yields MIAPVAAALRDRLRWRLIAATATPVDATGAVDPDVLGRYLRGLVTDGADALAVLAHTGRGPYHDESTRALVIRRAVDTGAPVIVGVGGRPGEGTDEVVAQAARAAALGAAGLLVFPVDDDPVDHHDALWHAAGLPMLAFDLYLRPYPEPELAELLGHPGVAGVKVARLHDALACQAALAAAHRADRLAVTGEDRMFGPSLMWGAEAALVGLAAAAVPVTARALRAYTDKRYDQFLTASADLDRLAQVTFTEPMEGYVQRMLWIAAEEGRIPASHADDPHAPALPDGERDRVLRVAGCR; encoded by the coding sequence GTGATCGCTCCGGTCGCCGCCGCGCTGCGCGACCGGCTGCGCTGGCGGCTGATCGCCGCGACCGCCACCCCGGTGGACGCGACCGGCGCCGTCGACCCGGACGTGCTCGGCCGCTATCTGCGAGGGCTGGTCACCGACGGGGCGGACGCCTTGGCCGTGCTTGCGCACACCGGACGCGGCCCGTACCACGACGAGTCCACCCGCGCTCTGGTCATCCGCCGCGCCGTCGATACCGGGGCGCCGGTGATCGTCGGCGTCGGCGGCCGGCCGGGGGAGGGGACCGACGAGGTGGTTGCGCAGGCGGCGCGGGCGGCCGCCCTCGGTGCGGCCGGCCTGCTGGTCTTCCCGGTGGACGACGATCCCGTCGACCACCACGACGCGCTCTGGCACGCCGCCGGCCTGCCGATGCTCGCCTTCGACCTCTACCTGCGGCCGTACCCTGAGCCCGAGCTGGCCGAGTTGTTGGGGCACCCCGGTGTCGCCGGGGTGAAGGTGGCCCGGCTGCACGACGCCCTCGCCTGCCAGGCAGCCCTGGCCGCCGCGCACCGGGCCGACCGGCTGGCGGTCACCGGCGAGGACCGCATGTTCGGGCCGTCGCTGATGTGGGGCGCCGAGGCGGCCCTGGTCGGCCTGGCCGCCGCCGCGGTCCCGGTCACCGCCCGGGCGCTGCGCGCCTACACCGACAAGCGGTACGACCAGTTCCTCACCGCCTCCGCCGACCTCGACCGGCTGGCCCAGGTCACCTTCACCGAACCGATGGAAGGGTACGTGCAGCGCATGCTCTGGATCGCCGCCGAGGAAGGCCGGATCCCGGCGAGCCACGCGGACGACCCACACGCCCCGGCGCTGCCCGACGGGGAACGGGACCGGGTGCTGCGAGTGGCCGGGTGCCGGTGA
- a CDS encoding amidohydrolase family protein: protein MPVNDNPFVAGDLPPVTLDIDVLVGRYADRPGPTGEPAVVAETLAANGVERAAVASLRAALFDVRSGNDEVAALTGPGVLPVGGLDLRDPLGAEREVVRLAERGFRAVRLFPDEQRVEPDFPSVRSVARAATVAGLVILTGGDVRRFWRPLRGATVVFLDTHFYHLGDFVVVARDEPGFHTSTRLLNSPDALETVAAHVGVERLLYGSRAPFYEPVVPRLRLARGALGPSGVEAVTGGNARRILGLAG from the coding sequence GTGCCGGTGAACGACAACCCGTTCGTAGCCGGCGACCTACCGCCGGTGACCCTGGACATCGACGTGCTCGTCGGCCGGTACGCCGACCGGCCCGGGCCCACCGGCGAGCCGGCGGTGGTCGCCGAGACGCTGGCCGCCAACGGCGTGGAGCGGGCAGCCGTGGCTAGCCTGCGCGCCGCCCTGTTCGACGTGCGCAGCGGCAACGACGAGGTGGCCGCCCTCACCGGCCCCGGCGTGCTGCCGGTCGGCGGGCTGGACCTGCGCGACCCGCTCGGCGCCGAGCGGGAGGTCGTCCGGCTCGCCGAGCGCGGCTTCCGGGCCGTGCGGCTGTTCCCCGACGAGCAGCGCGTCGAGCCGGACTTCCCGTCCGTACGCAGCGTCGCCCGCGCGGCCACCGTGGCCGGCCTGGTCATCCTCACCGGCGGGGACGTCCGCCGCTTCTGGCGGCCGCTGCGCGGCGCGACCGTCGTCTTCCTCGACACGCACTTCTACCACCTGGGCGACTTCGTCGTGGTGGCCCGCGACGAGCCGGGCTTCCACACCTCCACCCGGCTGCTCAACTCGCCGGACGCGCTGGAGACCGTCGCCGCGCACGTCGGCGTCGAGCGCCTGCTGTACGGCTCCCGTGCCCCGTTCTACGAACCCGTCGTGCCGCGGCTGCGGCTGGCCCGGGGCGCGCTCGGCCCGTCCGGGGTCGAGGCGGTGACGGGCGGGAACGCCCGCCGGATCCTGGGGCTGGCCGGATGA
- a CDS encoding amidohydrolase family protein, with translation MIIDVHAHWGPWFFSMEVGSVATNLTVMDRYGIDLAVVSATEAVIYGVAAGNRALARVLESSDRLLGYLTINPRRLDDAERDLRELLPTGRFVGVKIHTDYTGSPANSAQTRAALEMAAAHDLPALVHTWDTTPLDLAQAVADIPGVRAIAGHMGANGWRHAIEAANGVDRLWLEPCFSHTEAGRFAAVAAAVNPRRLLFGTDATLIDPAAAYGAVLAADLPPELAERVAWRNAAELFRLDLSSDTVPRVGG, from the coding sequence ATGATCATCGACGTGCACGCCCACTGGGGCCCGTGGTTCTTCAGCATGGAGGTCGGCTCGGTCGCGACGAACCTCACGGTGATGGACCGGTACGGCATCGACCTGGCCGTGGTCTCCGCCACCGAGGCGGTGATCTACGGCGTCGCCGCCGGCAACCGGGCGCTGGCCCGGGTCCTGGAGAGCAGCGACCGGCTGCTCGGCTACCTGACGATCAACCCGCGCCGGCTGGACGACGCCGAACGGGACCTGCGCGAACTGCTGCCCACCGGTCGGTTCGTCGGCGTGAAGATCCACACCGACTACACCGGCTCGCCGGCGAACTCGGCGCAGACCCGGGCGGCCCTGGAAATGGCCGCCGCGCACGACCTGCCCGCCCTCGTGCACACCTGGGACACGACGCCGCTCGATCTGGCCCAGGCGGTCGCGGACATCCCCGGGGTGCGCGCCATCGCCGGCCACATGGGTGCGAACGGCTGGCGGCACGCCATCGAGGCTGCCAACGGGGTGGATCGGCTCTGGCTGGAGCCCTGCTTCTCGCACACCGAGGCAGGTCGCTTCGCCGCAGTGGCGGCGGCGGTGAACCCGCGCCGGCTACTCTTCGGCACCGACGCCACCCTGATCGATCCGGCCGCCGCGTACGGGGCGGTGCTCGCCGCCGACCTGCCGCCCGAACTGGCCGAGCGGGTCGCCTGGCGCAACGCCGCCGAACTGTTCCGGCTCGACCTGTCCTCCGACACGGTTCCACGAGTCGGCGGATGA
- a CDS encoding citrate synthase, translating into MADTITVPRGLAGVVVTDTTIGHVRGDEGFYHYRQYSAIDLAERRTLEDVWALLVDGSLPAEPKALHEEAAPLRHIPPAVAAALPGIAAASTAQDPMGGLRAALAVAGLAAGAGALYDTPPAERRAQAMALCALTPSLLAALYRLRAGLEPIAPRDDLSHAANYLYMISGAEPSELHARAVERYLIATVDHGFNASTFTARVIASTGADIHACIGGALGALSGPLHGGAPSRALDTLDAIGSIDRADSWLRARILNGERIMGFGHPIYRTEDPRSRMLKGIAQSLGGQLVDLAVAVEQRVLSLLAELKPGRKLHTNVEYYAGVVMHLCGLPREMFTPTFATSRVIGWCANVLEQAEDSKIIRPDSRYVGPRPPQPLP; encoded by the coding sequence ATGGCTGACACCATCACCGTTCCGCGCGGACTCGCCGGCGTCGTGGTCACCGACACCACGATCGGCCACGTCCGCGGCGACGAGGGCTTCTACCACTACCGGCAGTACTCCGCCATCGACCTGGCAGAACGGCGGACGCTCGAGGACGTCTGGGCGCTCCTCGTCGACGGTTCCCTCCCCGCCGAGCCCAAGGCGCTGCACGAGGAGGCCGCACCGCTGCGTCACATCCCGCCCGCGGTCGCCGCCGCGCTGCCTGGCATCGCCGCGGCCTCGACTGCTCAGGACCCGATGGGCGGGCTGCGCGCCGCGCTGGCCGTCGCCGGTCTCGCCGCCGGAGCCGGCGCGCTGTACGACACGCCGCCGGCCGAGCGGCGGGCGCAAGCCATGGCGCTCTGCGCCCTCACGCCCAGCCTGCTGGCCGCGTTGTACCGCCTGCGAGCGGGGTTGGAGCCGATCGCGCCGCGCGACGACCTGTCCCACGCGGCGAACTACCTGTACATGATCAGCGGTGCGGAGCCGTCGGAGCTCCACGCCCGGGCGGTCGAGCGCTACCTGATCGCGACCGTTGATCATGGTTTCAACGCGTCGACCTTCACGGCCCGCGTCATCGCCTCCACCGGCGCGGACATCCACGCCTGCATCGGCGGCGCGCTCGGCGCGCTGTCCGGCCCCCTGCACGGCGGAGCTCCGAGCCGGGCCCTCGACACCCTCGACGCCATCGGCTCCATCGACCGGGCCGACTCGTGGTTGCGCGCGCGCATCCTCAACGGGGAGCGGATCATGGGGTTCGGGCATCCGATCTACCGGACGGAAGACCCGCGCTCCCGCATGCTCAAGGGGATCGCCCAATCCCTCGGCGGGCAGCTCGTGGACCTCGCCGTGGCCGTCGAGCAGCGGGTGCTGTCGCTGCTGGCGGAGCTGAAGCCCGGCCGAAAGCTGCACACCAACGTGGAGTACTACGCGGGCGTCGTCATGCACCTGTGCGGGCTGCCCCGGGAGATGTTCACGCCGACCTTCGCCACCAGCCGGGTCATCGGGTGGTGCGCGAACGTACTGGAACAGGCCGAGGACTCGAAGATCATCCGGCCGGACTCGCGGTACGTGGGCCCACGCCCGCCACAGCCGTTGCCGTGA
- a CDS encoding citrate synthase has protein sequence MSGDQLLTTAEVAHRLRIKPETIYAYVSRGVLDRVKVPGERISRFRLADVERLASRTQATRPERDVAPAMRTATTLIAYGRLHYRGLDAAKLAPVTPFEEVANWLWTGERRRDAFVASAETRDRAGQAGDHLPAQARPFDRLPVIVAVAAATDPLRFDLAPATVTALAPALLSTMVDALPLVGGTPPDDGLATRLWSRLTGTPASADGVRALNAALVLLADHDLAASTIAVRVAASTRANPYAAVLAGLGALDGPMHGAVGSSVYRFIEAALRDGASAAIAEWLRTGGLPGFGHSLYPEGDPRGAALLDLVARLPVGGDLRRTVDDLVTTAARRGALPNVDFAVAALAHVTGMGPGAAEVIFAVARTAGWIAHVIEEYAQPNNRFRWSSGYTGPTPAPA, from the coding sequence ATGTCGGGGGACCAACTGCTGACGACCGCCGAGGTGGCGCACCGCCTGCGCATCAAGCCGGAGACCATCTACGCGTACGTCAGCCGTGGGGTGCTCGACAGAGTCAAGGTTCCCGGCGAGCGGATCAGTCGCTTCCGTCTGGCCGACGTGGAGCGGCTGGCCTCCCGTACACAGGCGACCCGGCCGGAACGTGATGTCGCCCCGGCGATGCGCACCGCCACCACCCTGATCGCGTACGGGCGGTTGCACTACCGGGGGCTGGACGCCGCCAAGCTCGCGCCGGTGACCCCGTTCGAGGAGGTCGCGAACTGGCTCTGGACGGGCGAGCGGCGCCGGGACGCCTTCGTGGCGTCCGCGGAAACCCGGGATCGGGCCGGGCAGGCCGGCGACCACCTGCCCGCCCAGGCCCGGCCCTTCGACCGGCTGCCGGTGATCGTGGCCGTCGCGGCCGCGACGGACCCGCTGCGCTTCGACCTGGCGCCGGCCACCGTCACGGCTCTCGCGCCCGCGCTGCTGTCCACCATGGTCGATGCTCTGCCCCTCGTGGGCGGGACACCGCCGGACGACGGTCTGGCAACCCGCCTGTGGTCCCGGTTGACCGGCACGCCGGCGTCCGCGGACGGCGTCCGGGCGCTCAACGCCGCACTCGTCCTGCTCGCCGACCATGACCTGGCCGCGTCGACCATCGCGGTACGCGTTGCGGCATCGACCCGCGCGAACCCCTACGCGGCGGTGCTCGCCGGTCTCGGTGCGCTGGACGGGCCGATGCACGGAGCGGTCGGCAGCAGCGTCTACCGGTTCATCGAGGCCGCGCTGCGCGACGGGGCGTCGGCCGCGATCGCCGAATGGCTGCGGACCGGCGGCCTGCCCGGCTTCGGGCACTCGTTGTATCCGGAGGGCGACCCGCGCGGGGCGGCCCTGCTCGATCTCGTCGCGCGGTTGCCGGTCGGGGGCGACCTGCGGCGAACCGTCGACGACCTGGTCACCACGGCGGCCCGGCGAGGCGCCCTGCCCAACGTCGACTTCGCCGTCGCCGCGTTGGCGCACGTGACTGGCATGGGGCCGGGCGCCGCGGAGGTGATCTTCGCAGTCGCCCGGACGGCGGGCTGGATCGCGCACGTCATCGAGGAGTACGCCCAGCCGAACAACCGGTTCCGGTGGAGCAGCGGCTACACCGGGCCAACCCCCGCGCCGGCGTGA
- a CDS encoding MBL fold metallo-hydrolase — MSRASFGSTRVAGGSACGCQTTLNATAGTDAAVGRHGDETAIITRQPWPFRPRSFRGSIGYGDGGSFGGVPETSHRTNPRPVWCQVPGLPKPGRPAPAEHDQPVPTPYFLGIPRGSYAAQNGIYVQAARQIGSSDTKWFGCDRLVGIVFTMRLTVLGGCGVWPEAGQACSGYLVEHDDFRLLVDVGYATMPRLLEHVRADQVDAVFVSHGHPDHCADLNPLLRARTLRDDRPPPLPVYALPGALDAVLALDRPGMLDAAYVLHEFTAGSDLTIGPFRAQTRLLSHWVPNAGVRLAAGGQVIAYTGDSGPSSDVVDLARGADLLVAEATYLDEVPEDSKGFQSSARDAGQQAAAAGARRLLLTHLRPGTDHSAARAAARDEYDGEVDVATAGVILDLPEDQPCTRSAARRCEKPEEVLDGLRHRGPADGQVRAWVGDGAIVGEAGADRGGERDVQRRNQC; from the coding sequence GTGTCCCGCGCTTCGTTCGGCTCCACCCGCGTGGCCGGTGGCTCGGCCTGCGGCTGCCAGACGACGCTGAACGCGACCGCGGGCACCGATGCGGCGGTCGGCCGGCACGGCGATGAAACGGCCATCATCACGCGGCAACCGTGGCCCTTTCGTCCGCGCTCGTTCCGGGGCTCGATTGGGTACGGCGATGGGGGCTCGTTTGGGGGTGTTCCCGAAACGAGCCACCGGACGAACCCTCGCCCCGTGTGGTGTCAGGTGCCTGGCCTGCCCAAACCTGGCCGTCCGGCACCGGCTGAGCATGATCAACCTGTCCCGACTCCCTACTTCTTAGGGATCCCCAGGGGTTCTTACGCCGCGCAAAACGGCATCTACGTTCAGGCGGCGCGTCAGATAGGGAGCAGTGACACAAAGTGGTTCGGCTGTGACAGGCTGGTCGGTATAGTCTTCACGATGCGGCTCACCGTTCTCGGCGGATGTGGTGTCTGGCCGGAGGCGGGCCAGGCGTGCAGCGGCTACCTCGTGGAACATGACGACTTCCGGCTGCTCGTCGACGTCGGCTACGCGACGATGCCGCGGCTGCTGGAACACGTCAGAGCTGACCAGGTCGACGCGGTGTTCGTCAGCCACGGCCATCCCGATCACTGCGCCGATCTCAATCCCCTGCTGCGGGCGCGTACGCTGCGCGACGACCGTCCCCCACCGCTACCCGTGTACGCGCTGCCGGGTGCGCTGGACGCGGTGCTGGCGCTGGACCGTCCCGGCATGCTGGACGCCGCCTACGTGCTGCACGAGTTCACCGCCGGCAGCGACCTCACCATCGGCCCGTTCCGCGCCCAGACCCGGCTGTTATCGCACTGGGTGCCGAACGCCGGCGTGCGGCTGGCTGCGGGCGGCCAGGTGATCGCGTACACCGGGGACAGCGGCCCAAGTTCGGACGTCGTCGATCTGGCACGCGGTGCCGACCTGCTCGTGGCCGAGGCGACCTACCTGGACGAGGTGCCGGAGGACTCGAAGGGCTTCCAGTCGAGCGCGCGCGACGCCGGTCAGCAGGCTGCGGCGGCCGGTGCGCGACGCCTGCTCCTGACGCACCTGCGGCCGGGTACGGACCATTCCGCCGCCCGGGCGGCGGCCCGCGACGAGTACGACGGTGAGGTCGATGTCGCGACGGCCGGCGTCATCCTGGATCTTCCCGAGGACCAGCCTTGCACCAGGTCAGCCGCGCGACGATGCGAGAAGCCGGAGGAAGTGCTCGACGGCCTCCGTCATCGCGGCCCTGCCGACGGACAGGTACGCGCGTGGGTCGGTGACGGCGCGATCGTCGGCGAGGCGGGCGCGGATCGCGGAGGTGAACGCGACGTTCAGCGCCGTAACCAATGTTGA
- a CDS encoding MFS transporter, translated as MKAPRAIRWTPWRFVTVFGVVSLLSDVVYEGARSVIGPYLATLGASATLVGLVTGVGEGFALAGRLGTGPLADRTRAYWPLVLLGYAVTMVAVPALGLTTALWLAAALFIAERAGKAIRGPARDVMLSHISIWFTPSRLGVGSSQMSYEALWMAPLTYR; from the coding sequence GTGAAAGCTCCGCGCGCGATCAGGTGGACGCCGTGGCGGTTCGTAACCGTGTTCGGCGTGGTCAGCCTGCTGTCGGACGTGGTGTACGAGGGTGCCCGGTCGGTCATTGGCCCGTACCTGGCCACCCTCGGCGCATCGGCGACCCTCGTCGGGCTGGTCACCGGCGTGGGGGAGGGGTTCGCCTTGGCCGGGCGGCTGGGCACCGGGCCCCTCGCCGACCGTACCCGGGCCTACTGGCCCCTCGTACTGCTTGGCTACGCCGTGACCATGGTCGCCGTGCCCGCTCTAGGGTTGACCACCGCGCTGTGGCTGGCTGCGGCGCTGTTCATCGCGGAGCGTGCCGGCAAGGCGATCCGCGGTCCGGCGAGGGACGTGATGCTCTCGCACATCTCCATCTGGTTCACCCCGTCCCGCCTGGGCGTCGGGTCCAGCCAGATGTCGTACGAGGCGTTGTGGATGGCGCCGCTGACGTACCGGTAG
- a CDS encoding FAD-dependent monooxygenase: MGGSPLRILVVGAGIAGLAVARALRLAGFRPDVTDKLPPGESTETGLYLPGNAARALHRLGLHDPVRPLGQVIHRQRFFDAAGAPLCEVDLDALWAGVGECRALPRADLHRVLLSGAGGAVRHGAEVRTLDLLPRGVGVTFTDGTSTEYDLVIGADGPRSSVRTLASLGGPPRPVGQVVYRAVLRDGPPVTEWTALLGQRSGMLLVPIGANRLHCYADEAGTDPPADPLARLRDLFADYRGPVPEVLAALDRVHVGITDEVELGRWHRGRVLLVGDAAHATAPTLSQGAAMALEDAVVLAESLRAAGSVEAALVAYESRRRPRTRWVRDRTRDRNRTRDVPPALRDPLLRGRGGRIFGEHYRLLVGPL; the protein is encoded by the coding sequence ATGGGTGGCTCCCCCCTGCGCATCCTCGTCGTCGGCGCGGGCATTGCCGGCCTGGCCGTGGCCCGGGCGCTGCGCCTGGCGGGCTTCCGGCCGGACGTCACGGACAAGCTGCCACCGGGCGAGTCCACCGAGACGGGCCTCTACCTGCCGGGCAACGCCGCCCGCGCGCTGCACCGACTGGGCCTGCACGACCCGGTCCGCCCGCTCGGGCAGGTGATCCACCGGCAGCGCTTCTTCGACGCCGCGGGCGCACCGCTCTGCGAGGTCGACCTCGACGCCCTCTGGGCCGGCGTCGGCGAATGCCGGGCCCTGCCCCGGGCGGATCTGCACCGGGTGCTGCTCAGCGGAGCCGGCGGCGCCGTCCGCCACGGCGCCGAGGTCCGCACCCTGGACCTGCTCCCGCGCGGGGTCGGAGTCACCTTCACCGACGGCACCAGCACCGAGTACGACCTGGTCATCGGTGCCGACGGGCCGCGATCCTCGGTCCGCACCCTGGCCTCCCTCGGCGGGCCGCCCCGCCCGGTCGGGCAGGTGGTCTACCGGGCCGTGCTCCGCGATGGCCCTCCGGTCACCGAGTGGACCGCCCTGCTCGGTCAGCGCTCCGGGATGCTGCTGGTGCCGATCGGCGCCAATCGGCTGCACTGCTACGCCGACGAGGCCGGCACCGACCCGCCCGCCGACCCACTGGCCCGGCTGCGCGACCTCTTCGCCGACTACCGCGGCCCGGTGCCCGAGGTGCTGGCGGCGCTCGACCGGGTGCACGTCGGGATCACCGACGAGGTGGAACTGGGCCGCTGGCACCGGGGGCGGGTGCTGCTGGTCGGCGACGCCGCGCACGCCACCGCGCCGACGCTGTCCCAGGGTGCGGCGATGGCGCTGGAAGACGCCGTGGTGCTGGCCGAGTCGCTGCGCGCCGCCGGCAGCGTGGAGGCGGCGCTGGTGGCGTACGAGAGCCGCCGCCGCCCGCGTACCCGATGGGTGCGGGACCGGACCCGGGACCGCAACCGGACCCGCGACGTGCCGCCGGCGCTGCGCGACCCGCTGCTGCGCGGTCGAGGCGGCCGGATCTTCGGGGAGCACTACCGGCTGCTGGTCGGCCCGCTGTAG
- the ctaD gene encoding cytochrome c oxidase subunit I yields the protein MTTVAPKPVVTRPWPVREPVKGSAIARLLRTTDAKQIGIMYMVTAFAFFMIGGLMALIMRAELARPGLQFLSPEQYNQLFTMHGTIMLLFFATPIVFAFANYIVPIQIGAPDVSFPRLNSFAYWLYLFGGTMATAGFITPGGAADFGWFAYAPLSSVEHSPGIGANMWIMGLAISGLGTILGAVNMITTVLTLRAPGMTMFRMPIFTWNILVTSLLVILVFPLLAAALFALAADRMLGSHVYDPATGGPMLWQHLFWFFGHPEVYIVALPFFGIISEVIPVFSRKPIFGYKGLIAATVAIAALSMSVWAHHMFATGQVLLPFFSFLSYLIAVPTGMKFFNWIGTMWRGQISFETPMLWAVGFLVTFLFGGLTGVLLASPPIDFHVSDSYFVVAHFHYVLFGTIVFAVFSGIYFWFPKMFGRMLDERLGKVHFWLTMIGFHTTFLVQHWLGNEGMPRRYADYLPSDGFTTLNMISTIGAFITGISTLPFIYNCWKSYKTGPVVEVNDPWGHGNSLEWATSSPPPLRNFDRMPRIRSERPAFDAKFPELAAGGQSLAGPPEGGSKPLTSESDGGASYREDIASDVDRN from the coding sequence GTGACCACCGTCGCACCCAAGCCGGTCGTGACCCGGCCCTGGCCGGTCCGGGAGCCGGTCAAGGGGTCGGCCATCGCGCGGCTGCTGCGTACCACGGACGCGAAGCAGATCGGGATCATGTACATGGTCACCGCGTTCGCGTTCTTCATGATCGGTGGCCTGATGGCCCTGATCATGCGGGCTGAGCTGGCCCGACCCGGGCTGCAGTTCCTGTCGCCCGAGCAGTACAACCAGCTGTTCACGATGCACGGCACGATCATGCTGCTGTTCTTCGCGACGCCGATCGTGTTCGCCTTCGCGAACTACATCGTGCCGATCCAGATCGGCGCGCCCGACGTCTCCTTCCCGCGGCTGAACAGCTTCGCCTACTGGCTGTACCTGTTCGGCGGCACGATGGCGACCGCCGGTTTCATCACCCCGGGTGGCGCCGCCGACTTCGGCTGGTTCGCGTACGCGCCGCTGAGCAGCGTCGAGCACTCGCCCGGCATCGGCGCCAACATGTGGATCATGGGTCTGGCCATCTCCGGCCTGGGCACCATCCTCGGCGCGGTGAACATGATCACCACGGTGCTCACCCTGCGTGCGCCCGGCATGACCATGTTCCGGATGCCGATCTTCACGTGGAACATCCTGGTCACCAGCCTGCTGGTGATCCTGGTCTTCCCGCTGCTGGCCGCCGCGCTCTTCGCGCTCGCCGCGGACCGCATGCTCGGTTCCCACGTGTACGACCCGGCGACCGGTGGGCCGATGCTCTGGCAGCACCTGTTCTGGTTCTTCGGGCACCCCGAGGTCTACATCGTCGCGCTGCCGTTCTTCGGCATCATCAGCGAGGTCATTCCGGTCTTCTCCCGCAAGCCGATCTTCGGCTACAAGGGTCTGATCGCCGCGACCGTCGCGATCGCCGCGCTCTCGATGAGCGTCTGGGCGCACCACATGTTCGCCACCGGCCAGGTGCTGCTGCCGTTCTTCAGCTTCCTGAGCTACCTGATCGCCGTGCCCACCGGCATGAAGTTCTTCAACTGGATCGGCACCATGTGGCGGGGCCAGATCAGCTTCGAGACGCCCATGCTCTGGGCGGTCGGCTTCCTGGTCACGTTCCTCTTCGGTGGTCTCACCGGTGTGCTGCTGGCCAGCCCGCCGATCGACTTCCACGTGTCGGACTCGTACTTCGTGGTGGCGCACTTCCACTACGTGCTCTTCGGCACCATCGTGTTCGCAGTCTTCTCGGGCATCTACTTCTGGTTCCCGAAGATGTTCGGCCGGATGCTCGACGAGCGCCTGGGCAAGGTGCACTTCTGGCTCACCATGATCGGCTTCCACACCACGTTCCTGGTGCAGCACTGGCTGGGCAACGAGGGCATGCCGCGCCGGTACGCCGACTACCTGCCCAGCGATGGCTTCACCACGCTGAACATGATCTCCACGATCGGCGCGTTCATCACCGGTATCTCGACGCTGCCGTTCATCTACAACTGCTGGAAGTCGTACAAGACCGGCCCGGTGGTCGAGGTGAACGACCCCTGGGGTCACGGCAACTCGTTGGAGTGGGCGACGAGCAGCCCGCCGCCGCTGCGCAACTTCGACCGGATGCCCCGGATCCGCTCCGAGCGGCCGGCGTTCGACGCGAAGTTCCCGGAGCTGGCCGCCGGCGGCCAGAGCCTGGCCGGCCCGCCGGAGGGTGGCTCCAAGCCGCTCACCAGCGAGTCGGACGGCGGGGCCAGCTACCGCGAGGACATCGCCAGCGACGTCGACCGGAACTGA